A genomic region of Ensifer adhaerens contains the following coding sequences:
- a CDS encoding N-acetylmuramic acid 6-phosphate etherase: MPSAKTEERHDNAKGLDLMHPALALRLLAAGQQAAAKAVDAAIESISAAASIAAEALSSGRRLAYAGAGSSGLMAMADALELPGTYGIAQDQIVILLAGGAASLSDLAGGYEDDMDLAREDVRKAGIGAGDCLVSVSASGSTPYALAAADEARKRGAKVIAVANNPGAALFKDADVAILLQTPPEVVSGSTRMGAGTAQKIAFNMFSTLVGIHLGHVLDGHMVNLRADNIKLHGRAIRIVTDITGISAAEAGRLINEASGSVKIAILLASGAKDVAAAEAALSQTKQNLRRAIDIVTA, from the coding sequence ATGCCGTCAGCAAAGACCGAAGAGCGTCACGACAACGCCAAGGGCCTGGATCTTATGCATCCGGCGCTGGCGCTGCGGCTGCTCGCAGCCGGCCAGCAGGCTGCGGCCAAGGCCGTCGATGCGGCGATTGAGTCGATCTCCGCGGCCGCTTCGATCGCAGCCGAAGCGCTTTCCTCCGGTCGACGTCTTGCCTATGCGGGCGCCGGCAGCTCCGGCCTGATGGCGATGGCCGATGCCCTTGAGCTGCCCGGCACCTACGGCATTGCCCAGGACCAGATCGTCATCCTGCTTGCGGGCGGCGCAGCCAGCCTCAGCGACCTGGCGGGCGGCTATGAAGACGACATGGACCTCGCCCGCGAGGACGTGCGCAAGGCCGGCATCGGCGCCGGCGACTGTCTCGTGTCCGTTTCCGCCAGCGGCTCCACCCCTTATGCACTTGCCGCCGCCGACGAGGCCCGCAAGCGCGGCGCCAAGGTAATCGCGGTTGCCAACAATCCGGGTGCAGCGCTGTTCAAGGACGCCGATGTGGCGATCCTCTTGCAGACGCCGCCGGAAGTGGTCTCCGGCTCGACCCGCATGGGCGCCGGCACGGCGCAGAAGATCGCCTTCAACATGTTCTCGACGTTGGTCGGCATTCATCTCGGCCACGTGCTCGACGGCCATATGGTCAACCTGCGTGCCGACAACATCAAATTGCATGGCCGTGCCATCCGCATTGTCACCGACATCACCGGCATCAGCGCCGCCGAAGCCGGACGGCTGATCAACGAGGCCTCCGGTTCGGTCAAGATCGCCATCCTGCTTGCTTCCGGCGCGAAAGACGTCGCGGCGGCCGAGGCGGCACTCAGCCAGACCAAACAGAACCTGCGCCGGGCGATCGATATCGTCACGGCCTGA
- a CDS encoding ABC transporter ATP-binding protein — MGSLQLKSIRKAYGSHEVLKGIDLEVKDGEFVIFVGPSGCGKSTLLRTIAGLEDATSGSVQIDGTEVGHVAPAKRGIAMVFQSYALYPHLTVKDNMGLGLKQAGAPKAEIDDKVGKAASMLSLDPYLARRPAELSGGQRQRVAIGRAIVREPKLFLFDEPLSNLDAALRVNTRLEIARLHRSLKATMIYVTHDQVEAMTLADKIVVLNAGQIEQIGSPMDLYNRPANTFVAGFIGSPQMNFIEGARLGDTSAKTIGIRPEHMALSRESGDWKGKVVHVEHLGADTIVYIDSEQVGTITVRLFGEHRYAPDDIVYATPMVGSMHRFGNDDRVLV; from the coding sequence GTGGGATCGCTTCAACTCAAATCCATCCGCAAGGCCTATGGTAGCCACGAGGTGCTGAAGGGCATCGACCTCGAGGTGAAGGACGGCGAGTTCGTCATTTTCGTCGGCCCGTCCGGCTGCGGCAAGTCGACCTTGCTGCGCACCATCGCCGGCCTCGAAGACGCGACCTCCGGCAGCGTGCAGATCGACGGCACAGAGGTCGGCCATGTGGCACCCGCCAAGCGCGGTATCGCCATGGTGTTCCAGTCCTACGCGCTCTATCCGCACCTGACGGTGAAGGACAATATGGGCCTTGGCCTGAAGCAGGCCGGCGCTCCGAAGGCGGAGATCGACGACAAGGTCGGCAAGGCGGCAAGCATGCTGTCGCTCGATCCCTACCTTGCCCGGCGCCCGGCCGAACTCTCCGGCGGCCAGCGTCAGCGCGTCGCGATCGGCCGCGCGATCGTGCGCGAACCGAAGCTCTTCCTGTTCGACGAGCCGCTTTCCAACCTAGACGCGGCGCTGCGCGTCAACACCCGGCTCGAAATTGCCCGGCTGCATCGCAGCCTGAAGGCGACGATGATCTACGTGACCCACGACCAGGTGGAGGCGATGACGCTCGCCGACAAGATCGTCGTCCTCAACGCCGGCCAGATCGAGCAGATCGGCTCGCCGATGGATCTCTACAATCGCCCCGCCAACACCTTCGTCGCCGGCTTCATCGGCTCGCCGCAGATGAACTTCATCGAGGGCGCACGGCTCGGCGACACCAGCGCCAAGACGATCGGCATCCGTCCGGAGCACATGGCGCTGTCGCGCGAGAGCGGTGACTGGAAGGGCAAGGTGGTGCACGTCGAACACCTTGGTGCCGACACGATCGTCTACATCGATTCCGAACAGGTCGGCACCATCACCGTCCGCCTCTTCGGCGAGCATCGCTACGCCCCTGACGACATCGTCTACGCAACGCCGATGGTCGGCAGTATGCACCGTTTCGGTAACGACGACCGCGTTCTCGTCTGA
- a CDS encoding N-acetylglucosamine kinase — protein MTNYLIGIDGGGTSCRAAVATADGRILGRGKAGAANILTDPETALANIGEAARAAFLEAGLDPEGIAAAKAIVGVAGHNVGDAVHYVKRRLPFAAADIESDGLIALQGALGNQDGAVAILGTGTIYILRQGETVSYVGGWGFTIGDHGSGARIGHALLQESLLAFDNIHEASPVTDSVMAEFNNDARDVVDFARLAKPGEFGRYAPRVFEGAAAGDPVAVRLLKAAAITVDEALDAVVARGCERLCLLGGLAPLYRPWLAERHQALLVEAEADALTGSVALAAQRFGSQVRAGA, from the coding sequence ATGACAAATTACCTGATAGGAATCGATGGTGGCGGAACGAGCTGCCGGGCTGCCGTGGCGACGGCGGATGGGCGCATTCTCGGGCGCGGCAAGGCCGGCGCGGCGAACATCCTGACGGACCCGGAGACCGCACTCGCCAATATTGGTGAGGCCGCGCGCGCTGCATTCTTAGAGGCCGGCCTCGATCCTGAAGGCATTGCCGCCGCAAAGGCCATTGTCGGCGTGGCCGGACACAATGTCGGCGACGCCGTGCACTACGTAAAGCGCCGTTTGCCCTTCGCTGCCGCGGATATCGAATCGGACGGTTTGATCGCGCTGCAGGGCGCGCTCGGCAACCAGGACGGCGCGGTTGCCATCCTCGGCACCGGCACCATCTATATCCTGCGCCAGGGCGAAACCGTGAGCTATGTCGGCGGCTGGGGTTTTACCATCGGCGACCACGGCAGTGGCGCCCGCATCGGTCACGCGCTCCTGCAGGAAAGCCTGCTTGCCTTCGACAATATCCACGAGGCCTCCCCGGTCACGGACTCCGTCATGGCCGAATTCAACAATGACGCCCGCGACGTCGTCGATTTCGCCCGCCTCGCCAAACCCGGTGAGTTTGGCCGCTACGCGCCGCGGGTCTTCGAAGGCGCTGCCGCCGGCGACCCCGTTGCGGTACGGCTATTGAAGGCTGCTGCCATCACCGTAGACGAGGCGCTCGACGCCGTGGTTGCAAGGGGATGCGAGAGGCTGTGTCTGCTCGGCGGATTGGCTCCGCTTTATCGGCCCTGGCTTGCGGAGCGACACCAGGCGCTCCTGGTCGAAGCGGAAGCGGATGCGTTGACAGGATCGGTCGCGCTTGCGGCCCAACGGTTCGGCTCACAGGTGAGGGCAGGCGCATGA
- a CDS encoding ABC transporter substrate-binding protein, whose product MTRTTIKGLLLASSILGTAGLAHAEDVTLTIESWRNDDLAIWQEKLIPAFEAKNPGIKVKFAPTAPTEYNAALNAKLDAGSAGDLITCRPFDASLELYNKKHLADLTALPGMENFSPVAKSAWTTDDGKATFCVPMASVIHGFIYNKDAFDQLGIQIPTTEAEFFAALDKIKADGNYIPMAMGTKDLWEAATMGYQNIGPTYWKGEEGRAKLIKGEEKLTDAPWVEPYRVLAKWKDYLGDGFEAQTYPDSQNLFTLGRAAIYPAGSWEIGLFNTQAQFKMGAFPPPVKNAGDACYISDHNDIGVGLNAKSAHAEEAKKLLTWISSPEFAEIYANALPGFFSLNSTPVKMADPLAQEFVSWREKCKPTIRSTYQILSRGTPNLENETWVESANVINGTDTPEVAAEKLQKGLDGWYKPAK is encoded by the coding sequence ATGACCCGTACGACTATCAAGGGCCTGCTGCTCGCGTCGAGCATTCTCGGCACGGCCGGGCTGGCACACGCCGAGGACGTGACGCTGACCATCGAAAGCTGGCGCAACGACGACCTGGCGATCTGGCAGGAAAAGCTGATCCCGGCCTTCGAAGCGAAGAACCCGGGCATCAAGGTCAAGTTCGCTCCGACCGCTCCGACCGAATACAACGCTGCGCTGAACGCCAAGCTCGACGCCGGCTCGGCAGGCGACCTCATCACCTGCCGTCCGTTCGACGCCTCGCTCGAACTCTACAACAAGAAGCACCTCGCCGACCTGACCGCGCTGCCGGGCATGGAAAACTTCTCGCCGGTTGCCAAGTCCGCCTGGACCACCGATGACGGCAAGGCGACCTTCTGCGTGCCGATGGCTTCGGTCATCCACGGCTTCATCTACAACAAGGACGCCTTCGACCAGCTCGGCATCCAGATTCCGACGACGGAAGCGGAATTCTTCGCTGCCCTCGACAAGATCAAGGCCGACGGCAACTACATCCCGATGGCAATGGGCACGAAGGACCTCTGGGAAGCCGCCACCATGGGCTACCAGAACATCGGTCCGACCTACTGGAAGGGTGAAGAAGGCCGCGCCAAGCTGATCAAGGGCGAAGAAAAGCTGACCGACGCACCGTGGGTCGAGCCCTACAGGGTCCTGGCCAAGTGGAAGGATTACCTCGGCGACGGCTTCGAAGCCCAGACCTATCCCGACAGCCAGAACCTGTTCACGCTCGGCCGCGCAGCAATCTACCCGGCCGGCTCGTGGGAAATCGGCCTGTTCAACACCCAGGCCCAGTTCAAGATGGGCGCCTTCCCGCCTCCGGTTAAGAACGCCGGCGACGCTTGCTACATCTCCGACCACAACGACATCGGCGTCGGCCTGAACGCCAAGAGCGCCCATGCCGAGGAAGCCAAGAAGCTGCTGACCTGGATCTCGTCGCCTGAATTCGCCGAAATCTATGCCAACGCGCTGCCGGGCTTCTTCAGCCTGAACTCGACCCCGGTGAAGATGGCCGATCCGCTCGCTCAGGAATTCGTCTCCTGGCGCGAAAAGTGCAAGCCGACGATCCGCTCGACCTACCAGATTCTGTCGCGCGGCACCCCGAACCTGGAAAACGAAACCTGGGTCGAATCGGCCAACGTGATCAATGGCACGGATACGCCTGAAGTTGCCGCCGAGAAGCTGCAGAAGGGCCTCGACGGCTGGTACAAGCCGGCGAAGTAA
- a CDS encoding efflux RND transporter periplasmic adaptor subunit, which produces MDIAMRMNRPTLAAALATVILLSGCQKEEAQQGAAAFPPSAVAVFTTKAETLPITNELPGRIAATRVAEVRPRVSGIVVERVFQQGSKVNEGDVLYRIDPAPFRVQVEKAEATLRRAQSIRLQAQQKADRQEQLKKANVVAAQQLEDAAALLATADADVAIAEAGLAAAKLDLQYADVTAPISGRIGRALITEGALVSTNSSENLATIQQLDPLYADFTQSATDLIRLRKALEDGKMMNGDSEEAEVQLVLDDGTAYEHKGKLLFSEAAVDATTGQVTLRGEFPNPDNDLLPGMYVRVLVQQGVEKDAITVPQQAVQRNNAGQSQVYVVTADNKVEFRNVTLGRTIGTRWQVTSGLKAGEKVIVEGFQKIGPGAPVEPTDWNPDAKPAAEAAQTTAEADKKPAEATK; this is translated from the coding sequence ATGGACATCGCTATGCGCATGAACCGACCGACACTGGCCGCCGCCTTGGCAACTGTGATTCTTCTTTCCGGCTGCCAGAAAGAGGAAGCACAACAGGGCGCTGCCGCATTCCCGCCGTCCGCCGTCGCCGTCTTCACGACCAAAGCCGAAACCCTGCCGATCACCAACGAGCTACCCGGCCGCATCGCCGCGACCCGGGTTGCCGAGGTCCGCCCGCGCGTCTCCGGCATCGTCGTCGAGCGCGTCTTCCAGCAGGGCTCCAAGGTCAATGAGGGTGATGTGCTCTACCGCATCGATCCCGCGCCCTTCCGCGTGCAGGTCGAAAAGGCAGAGGCGACGCTCAGGCGCGCCCAATCCATTCGCCTGCAGGCCCAGCAGAAGGCCGACCGGCAGGAGCAGCTGAAGAAGGCGAACGTCGTCGCCGCGCAGCAGCTGGAAGATGCGGCCGCGCTGCTTGCGACCGCCGACGCCGATGTCGCGATCGCCGAGGCCGGCCTCGCGGCAGCCAAGCTCGACCTGCAATATGCCGACGTGACAGCACCGATCAGCGGCCGCATCGGCCGTGCACTGATCACCGAAGGCGCGCTTGTCAGCACCAACAGCTCGGAAAATCTCGCGACGATCCAGCAGCTCGACCCGCTCTATGCCGACTTCACCCAGTCGGCGACCGACCTCATCCGCCTGCGCAAGGCGCTCGAGGACGGCAAGATGATGAACGGCGACAGCGAAGAAGCCGAAGTACAGCTCGTGCTCGACGACGGCACGGCCTACGAGCACAAGGGCAAGCTCCTGTTCTCCGAAGCGGCTGTCGACGCGACGACCGGTCAGGTGACGCTGCGCGGCGAGTTCCCGAACCCGGACAACGACCTGCTTCCGGGCATGTATGTCCGCGTGCTCGTCCAGCAGGGCGTCGAGAAGGACGCGATCACCGTTCCGCAGCAGGCTGTCCAGCGCAACAATGCCGGCCAGTCGCAGGTCTATGTCGTTACCGCAGACAACAAGGTCGAGTTCCGCAACGTGACGCTCGGCCGTACCATCGGCACCCGCTGGCAGGTGACCTCCGGCCTCAAGGCCGGCGAGAAGGTCATCGTCGAAGGCTTCCAGAAAATCGGCCCCGGCGCCCCGGTCGAACCGACCGACTGGAACCCGGATGCCAAGCCTGCCGCAGAAGCAGCGCAGACGACGGCGGAAGCCGACAAGAAGCCTGCCGAAGCTACAAAGTGA
- a CDS encoding SIS domain-containing protein gives MQTNMRREIDEIPEAAQRLLERSADQLKAAGAALRAKDPAFLVTIARGSSDHAALFLKYAIELQAGRPVASLGPSLASIYGAKLKLGGAAAIAISQSGKSPDIVAMAQAATDAGAVSIALTNTLPSPISEACTNPLDILAGPEIAVAATKSYVNSIVAGLSVLGEWTGDAALQRAVADLPNQFAKAVKLDWQAFADDLGEAESLYVLGRGPALAIASEAALKFKETSGMHAEAYSAAEVLHGPVALVGAKFPVLTLAARDAAEASVAGIADGMAEKGAVVHATSSRATKAKRLPFVETGHPITDALTLILPFYGFVEAWSRSRGLNPDAPASLKKVTETR, from the coding sequence ATGCAGACCAATATGCGCCGAGAAATCGACGAAATCCCCGAGGCCGCCCAGCGCCTGCTGGAGCGCTCCGCCGATCAGTTGAAGGCAGCCGGCGCCGCACTCCGCGCCAAGGACCCGGCCTTCCTGGTGACTATCGCCCGTGGCTCCTCCGACCATGCGGCACTGTTCCTGAAATATGCGATCGAACTGCAGGCCGGCCGACCCGTCGCCTCGCTTGGGCCGTCGCTGGCTTCCATTTACGGCGCCAAGCTGAAGCTCGGTGGCGCTGCGGCGATCGCGATTTCGCAATCGGGCAAGAGCCCTGACATCGTCGCCATGGCGCAGGCCGCGACAGATGCCGGTGCGGTCTCGATCGCGCTCACCAACACGCTGCCCTCGCCGATTTCTGAGGCCTGCACCAACCCGCTCGACATTCTTGCCGGCCCGGAAATCGCCGTTGCCGCCACCAAGTCCTACGTCAATTCGATCGTCGCCGGCCTTTCCGTGCTCGGCGAGTGGACCGGTGATGCGGCGCTGCAACGCGCGGTCGCCGACCTGCCGAACCAGTTTGCCAAGGCGGTCAAGCTCGACTGGCAGGCGTTTGCCGATGATCTCGGCGAGGCGGAATCGCTCTACGTGCTCGGCCGCGGCCCGGCGCTTGCGATCGCCAGCGAAGCGGCGCTGAAATTCAAGGAAACCTCGGGCATGCATGCGGAAGCCTATTCCGCGGCGGAAGTGCTGCACGGGCCGGTGGCGCTCGTCGGTGCCAAGTTCCCGGTGCTGACGCTCGCCGCCCGTGACGCGGCCGAAGCCTCGGTCGCCGGCATCGCCGATGGTATGGCGGAAAAGGGCGCGGTGGTTCATGCTACATCGAGCCGTGCGACCAAGGCCAAGCGCCTGCCGTTCGTCGAGACGGGCCACCCGATCACCGACGCGCTGACGCTGATCCTGCCGTTCTATGGTTTCGTCGAGGCCTGGTCGCGTTCGCGCGGTCTCAACCCCGATGCACCGGCAAGCCTCAAGAAGGTAACGGAGACGAGATGA
- a CDS encoding carbohydrate ABC transporter permease — translation MSDALSVQEGQPTARRPKRWHILVFLLPAFLIYSAVMILPLIETLRLSLFNTVDGQPAFVGLANFQTLFGDERWAHDFWNALKNNVIFFIIHMCVQNPIGVALAAMLSIPKLRFVTFYRTAIFLPTLLSFVIVGFIWKLILSPIWGVAPWMLDLVGLKSLFAPWLGKPGSALITVALISVWQYVGIPMMLIYAALLNIPDEVIEAAECDGVTGWSQFWKIKLPLILPAIGIISILTFVGNFNAFDLVYTVQGALAGPDGSTDILGTLLYRTFFGFQLQLGDRSMGATIATVMFLIILAGVSLYLFVIQRRMRRYQF, via the coding sequence ATGAGTGACGCTCTTTCAGTGCAAGAGGGACAGCCGACGGCAAGGCGGCCGAAGCGCTGGCACATCCTCGTCTTCCTGCTCCCTGCCTTCCTGATCTATTCGGCGGTCATGATCCTGCCGCTGATCGAGACGCTCCGGCTCTCGCTGTTCAACACGGTCGACGGCCAGCCGGCCTTCGTCGGGCTTGCCAATTTCCAGACTTTGTTCGGCGACGAACGCTGGGCGCATGACTTCTGGAACGCGCTGAAGAACAACGTCATCTTCTTCATCATCCACATGTGCGTCCAAAACCCGATCGGTGTCGCGCTGGCTGCCATGCTGTCGATCCCGAAGCTGCGCTTCGTCACCTTCTACCGTACGGCGATCTTCCTGCCGACGCTGCTGTCCTTCGTGATCGTCGGCTTCATCTGGAAGCTGATCCTGTCGCCGATCTGGGGTGTTGCGCCCTGGATGCTCGATCTCGTCGGGCTGAAGTCGCTGTTTGCGCCCTGGCTCGGAAAGCCGGGTTCCGCGCTCATCACCGTGGCGCTGATCTCGGTCTGGCAATATGTCGGCATCCCGATGATGCTGATCTATGCGGCGCTGCTCAACATTCCCGATGAAGTGATCGAAGCAGCGGAATGCGATGGCGTCACCGGCTGGAGCCAGTTCTGGAAGATCAAGCTGCCGCTGATCCTGCCGGCCATCGGCATCATTTCGATCCTGACCTTCGTCGGCAACTTCAACGCCTTCGACCTGGTCTACACGGTGCAGGGGGCGCTTGCCGGCCCTGACGGCTCGACCGACATTCTCGGCACACTGCTCTACCGCACCTTCTTCGGTTTCCAGCTGCAGCTCGGTGACCGCTCCATGGGCGCGACGATCGCGACGGTGATGTTCCTCATCATCCTCGCCGGCGTTTCGCTCTACCTCTTCGTCATCCAGCGCCGCATGCGCCGCTACCAGTTCTGA
- a CDS encoding Gfo/Idh/MocA family protein — translation MSASSKPVRVLVAGLGNMGRSHALAYHNNPGFEIVGLVNRSKVPLPEELSGYTIHPDFKTALAELKPELCSICTYSDSHADFAVMAFEAGADVFVEKPLATTVADAERVVAAAKKHGRKLVIGYILRHHPSWIRLIAEARKLGGPYVFRMNLNQQSSGPTWETHKSLMKTTSPIVDCGVHYVDVMCQITDAKPVEVRGMGLRLSDEIAPDMYNYGHLQVIFEDGSAGWYEAGWGPMISETAFFVKDVMSPKGSVSIVMDQNAKSDDIDMHTKTAVIRLHNAETGPDGRFLRADEDLKMDGEPGHQELCDREQAYVLKAIREDIDLDRHMNDAVQSLRICLAADESVRTGRPVKL, via the coding sequence GTGAGTGCAAGCAGCAAACCGGTCCGGGTCCTCGTAGCAGGGCTCGGCAACATGGGGCGCAGCCACGCGCTCGCCTACCACAACAATCCGGGCTTCGAGATCGTCGGCCTCGTCAATCGTTCGAAAGTGCCGCTGCCGGAGGAACTGAGCGGCTACACGATCCATCCCGACTTCAAGACGGCGCTTGCCGAGTTGAAGCCGGAGCTCTGCTCGATCTGCACCTATTCGGACAGCCATGCCGACTTTGCGGTCATGGCGTTTGAGGCCGGCGCCGACGTCTTCGTCGAAAAGCCGCTTGCAACCACCGTCGCCGACGCAGAGCGCGTCGTCGCCGCTGCGAAGAAACACGGTCGCAAGCTGGTGATCGGCTATATCCTGCGCCATCACCCCTCGTGGATCCGGCTGATTGCGGAAGCCCGCAAGCTCGGCGGTCCGTACGTCTTCCGCATGAACCTGAACCAGCAGTCGAGCGGGCCGACCTGGGAAACGCACAAGTCGTTGATGAAGACGACGTCGCCGATCGTCGATTGCGGCGTGCATTATGTCGACGTCATGTGCCAGATCACCGATGCCAAGCCGGTGGAAGTGCGCGGCATGGGGCTTCGCCTTTCTGACGAGATCGCGCCGGACATGTACAACTACGGCCACCTGCAGGTGATCTTCGAGGATGGGTCCGCCGGCTGGTACGAAGCCGGCTGGGGTCCGATGATCTCGGAAACTGCCTTCTTCGTGAAGGACGTGATGTCACCGAAGGGCTCGGTCTCGATCGTCATGGACCAGAACGCCAAATCCGACGACATCGACATGCACACCAAGACCGCGGTGATCCGGCTGCACAATGCCGAAACCGGTCCCGATGGACGTTTCCTCCGGGCTGACGAGGACCTGAAGATGGACGGCGAGCCCGGCCACCAGGAACTCTGCGACCGCGAGCAGGCCTATGTGCTGAAGGCCATTCGCGAAGACATAGACCTCGACCGTCACATGAACGATGCCGTCCAGTCGCTACGCATCTGCCTTGCCGCAGACGAAAGCGTGCGCACCGGCAGACCAGTCAAACTTTAA
- a CDS encoding GntR family transcriptional regulator, producing the protein MTHQLASILPLEGLQSGGSGPLYLKLRQSLEDAIQSGKLNHGDALPPERDLADYANISRVTVRKAVDDLVRDGLLVRRHGSGTFVVKPVSKVQQSLSRLTSFTEDMARRGLNTHARWLERGLFHPSPDEMMALGLPADALVARLGRLRIADDMPLAIERASISAEFLPDPQAVTSSLYTALDKTRSRPVRAVQRISACNIKDPDASMLGVAVGSAGLSIERVSYLASGRVVEFTRSLYRGDAYDFVAELTLSES; encoded by the coding sequence ATGACGCACCAGCTCGCTTCCATTCTGCCGCTTGAGGGCCTGCAGTCCGGAGGGTCGGGGCCGCTCTATCTCAAGCTTCGGCAATCGCTCGAGGACGCAATCCAGTCGGGCAAGCTCAATCACGGTGACGCCCTGCCGCCGGAACGCGATCTGGCGGACTACGCCAATATCAGCCGCGTGACCGTGCGCAAGGCGGTCGACGACCTCGTGCGCGACGGTCTGCTGGTTCGCCGCCACGGTTCCGGAACCTTTGTCGTCAAGCCTGTCTCCAAGGTGCAGCAGTCGCTGTCGCGGCTGACCTCGTTTACCGAAGACATGGCGCGCCGCGGGTTGAACACCCACGCGCGCTGGCTGGAGCGCGGCCTGTTTCATCCTTCGCCGGATGAGATGATGGCGCTCGGCCTGCCGGCCGATGCTCTGGTTGCGCGCCTCGGACGTCTGCGCATTGCCGACGACATGCCGCTCGCGATCGAGCGCGCCAGCATCTCGGCGGAGTTCCTGCCGGATCCGCAGGCCGTTACTTCGTCGCTCTATACTGCGCTCGACAAGACGCGCTCGCGTCCGGTTCGCGCCGTGCAGCGCATCTCCGCCTGCAACATCAAGGATCCGGATGCCTCGATGCTCGGCGTCGCCGTCGGCTCGGCCGGCCTTTCCATCGAACGTGTGTCCTATCTCGCATCGGGACGCGTCGTCGAATTCACCCGCTCGCTCTATCGGGGCGATGCCTATGATTTTGTCGCGGAACTGACGCTGTCGGAATCCTAA
- a CDS encoding carbohydrate ABC transporter permease, with protein MSKARDSFLRTGFVHVALIAYTLVSLFPVFLTIINSFKDRNAIFRAPLTIPTPQTFSLIGYETVLGQGDFATYFQNSFIVTIVSIALVLLFGAMAAFALSEYRFRGNTVMGLYLAIGIMIPIRLGTVAILQGMVAANLVNTLTALILVYTAQGLPLAIFILSEFMRTVSDDLKNAGRIDGLSEYSIFFRLVLPLVRPAMATVAVFTMIPIWNDLWFPLILAPAEATKTVTLGSQIFIGQFVTNWNAVLAALSLAILPVLVLYVIFSRQLIRGITAGAVK; from the coding sequence ATGTCGAAAGCACGCGATTCTTTTCTCCGCACCGGCTTCGTCCACGTGGCGCTGATCGCCTACACGCTCGTGTCGCTGTTCCCGGTGTTTCTGACGATCATCAACTCGTTCAAGGATCGCAACGCGATCTTCCGGGCGCCGCTGACGATCCCGACCCCGCAGACCTTCAGCCTGATCGGCTATGAAACGGTCCTCGGCCAGGGCGACTTTGCCACCTATTTCCAGAACAGCTTCATCGTCACGATCGTCTCGATCGCGCTGGTGCTGCTGTTCGGGGCGATGGCCGCCTTCGCGCTGTCCGAATACCGCTTCCGCGGCAACACGGTCATGGGTCTTTACCTGGCGATCGGCATCATGATCCCGATCCGTCTCGGCACCGTCGCCATCCTCCAGGGCATGGTCGCCGCCAACCTCGTCAACACGCTGACGGCGCTGATCCTCGTCTACACGGCGCAAGGCCTGCCGCTGGCGATCTTCATTCTCTCGGAGTTCATGCGCACGGTTTCGGATGATCTGAAGAATGCCGGGCGTATCGACGGGCTGTCGGAATATTCAATCTTCTTCCGCCTGGTTCTGCCGCTGGTGCGGCCGGCAATGGCGACGGTCGCGGTGTTCACGATGATCCCGATCTGGAACGATCTCTGGTTCCCGCTGATCCTGGCGCCGGCGGAAGCGACCAAGACCGTGACGCTCGGCTCGCAGATCTTCATCGGCCAGTTCGTCACCAACTGGAACGCGGTTCTGGCGGCGCTGTCGCTCGCCATCCTTCCGGTTCTCGTCCTCTACGTCATCTTCTCGCGGCAACTGATCCGCGGCATCACGGCAGGAGCAGTCAAGTGA